A window of Rubricoccus marinus contains these coding sequences:
- a CDS encoding DUF421 domain-containing protein — MAEWFAVDPTNILATVLSALFIYAVLILLVRLVGLRSFSKMTSVDFAMTVAMGSVLASTILSAAPSIPQAAVAMASLFGIQWVVSRLRKDTDWMEDVADNEPIVLMAGERILRDNLEKTRVTENDLWAKLREANVLDPNEVRAVVLETTGDISVLHGDPSGKALHPCILRGVREAERVGLGRDDYDG; from the coding sequence ATGGCCGAATGGTTCGCGGTCGACCCGACCAACATCCTCGCGACAGTCCTCTCGGCGCTGTTCATCTACGCCGTCCTGATCCTCCTCGTGCGGCTCGTGGGCCTGCGGAGCTTTTCCAAGATGACGAGCGTGGACTTCGCGATGACCGTCGCGATGGGCTCCGTCCTCGCCTCCACCATCCTCTCGGCGGCGCCGTCCATCCCGCAAGCGGCCGTCGCGATGGCGAGCCTGTTCGGCATCCAGTGGGTGGTCTCGCGGCTCCGCAAGGACACGGACTGGATGGAGGACGTGGCCGACAACGAGCCCATCGTGCTCATGGCCGGGGAACGCATCCTCCGCGACAACCTCGAAAAAACGCGCGTGACCGAGAATGACCTCTGGGCCAAGCTCCGCGAGGCCAACGTGCTGGACCCCAACGAGGTCCGCGCCGTCGTGCTCGAAACCACCGGCGACATCTCGGTCCTCCACGGCGACCCCAGCGGGAAGGCCCTCCACCCCTGCATCCTCCGCGGCGTGCGGGAGGCAGAGCGC